The Cannabis sativa cultivar Pink pepper isolate KNU-18-1 chromosome 8, ASM2916894v1, whole genome shotgun sequence genomic interval aatggcgctacactcctcagttaatgccactgtttcatagtcctccatttttctcttcttagacaatatctccttcatgaacttcacataacggggcatttgttccaaggcttcagcaaaaggaatgttgatgtgtagtcttttgaaaacctctagaaattttgtaaatcgcttgtctagattggtctttcggagtctacgaggataaggtatcttcacatgatgatcaatgccgatcggtggagactgttgtggtggtgCAGGGCTGTCAATAGTTTTCTTTTCTATTGATGTTGGAGTTGGTGCCGATTGATCTTTAACTTCTTCATTGAATGGTTGTACCACATCAGGCCCATCATAATtctttccactcctcaaggaaattgctttacattgctcttttccttttgcctcactagtgctaggtgaatttccttgagcttggtttgccacttgagtagccaattgttccatttgagtttctagagttttaatagatgctctagtttccatcatgaattggagcaataaatcagcttggatattggagccactaggactttgttgttggttttgttggggctgatttctctgctggtagaacccctgttggttgtgcccataattattattttgggagtagttcccaatggcttttgcttgatccattggcaaattatCCACATACGCTCGACACTGCGAAAAGTGATGGttgcctccacatatctcacaaataacttgggcttgtttagcttgccacCGCAATCGGCTTTGTCGAGGCCTCAACTTGAGAGTGTCAattttgtgatggcatcaacctctagcacaccggctactttcttagtttgactcctttcGGTTGGCCACTTCTTGAttatttagagccatctcctccaatagatcgtaagcctcattagcactctttctcataaaagctccaccGATTGCATCTATcagagttctagtgttaccaaccaacccgttgtagaaattgtgaaccagcatccacttctctatgccatgatgagggcattttctgattagatctttaaacctctcccaagcctcatggagagattcattatcttgctgACAGAAGTTGTTTATTTCTCCTCTTAGCTTTGCAGACttagctggaggaaagaactttgacaagaattttgttgctaAGTCTGTCCATGTTGCTATAGAATTTGGTGGCAAagaattcaaccaactcttggctcgttctctgagcgagaatgggaacaacctcagtcgaatggcatcatcgctaactccattaactttaaaagtttcacaaagttccatgaagttagagagatgcaaattaggatcttcagaagggagaccaCCAAGGCGGGCGAAGGcgcaccatttgaaggatggcaggcttaatctcgaaattgtttgcatccactgccggtggcctgatacatgactgcactcccgtcagagtagggagaatgtaatctctcaagctacggccattagcttgatcttccacggcacctccattattaccgttattacccccattgtttccagcattattgttcacattggcagccatgatctCTGATGTTTCAGCGATTctttgaaactctttcttgcctcttgttctttcgattcttcctgcaagttttctcaatttcgggATCAGCCGGTAATATGTtgtttgtccttgacggcgcatgcacttaggattcctgaaatagatcaagaaattattgcaagaaaaaggttagaaaaatcagcaagagaaaatataccaaagtagaagttagtataattttatgtaatattaatctttatacaattccccggcaacggcgccaaaaacttgttgctatatttttaaacactacgcaagtatacgcaatcaagtagtaaatctcacacaggtgaggtcgatcccacagggaattggattaagtaccactaaattatacttatgattctattcggtaaatcaaaagcaattatgaattaaaagcagtaaaatatgaaagaaattcagaaaacttaataacacactttaaagttgagcaagatgaggcaatagggaggagaatcctgttgttgtttacccaaattgttgatgattaattactatcctattcttggagtgaatgacagattatgaaataacctagctcctttcagatcttctagattctaaatcacatgttatctaattaattccttaattaaactaacatgaaatcagcattaagtaataatctactcgtcacataagtcatgtaaatactttcgtttcacatagaacatcgattatcttaattttagcattctcaattctcacttttcagattttgaattgagatcatagagcatgcacaaggtgatcaatcttaaacatgaaattaagaacaaattaagataatttcacacacaagaattgaggaatggtaattaaacattaactaggaaaacattaaacaacaatcatcatcctccctaaatgggaaatttagttcagaaacaaatccataaccattcctatagcaatattcaacataaataaattaaagaggaataaagaaaagaactgttggtggatgaattctggatcttcacttgaatctctatgctcttcctgccgccctcagctgtgttttagggttccaaatcgctctccctgacttccaatcgcagttttctatttataattgaaatttagggttcgatggacgaaaatgcccctggtccgtacgggatctcgccgcggccatgcttcctctcgccgcggcgagaatgtgcCAAATTTAGGCACTTTCTGTAAGTtgaatctcgccgcggcgagcctcttcatcgccgcggccagatatgcaaaaactcaaaaattaagtttttcttcggctcagcacgtcttttaatgaatttctgcacccgagacctcttttactccaaaaaacctgaaaacatagaaaacaagcgtaattccgtcccaacacagctaaaaatgcacataaattggatccaaaacataggctaaaaatagcctaacaaggTCATGCTTGAACTAGAAAATGTAGTGTAAGAGAACTTAAAACATAGGAAGGCACGAACTGATCATCTCATATTTGGTgtgtaaaaaatattttataattatttgccattttaaattaaaattatttgaatgaAAGAAATAATCAGAAGATATGATGAGAAGAGTTATTAATTGCTGACCCAGCGAAGATTGATGTTATGCACACAGATGAACCAACTGCTAAACCAGCTAGCTCCCCAACCTGCGCcggaattatataaatatatatatatatatatatatatatatatttgcattAATTAATCATTGGATATTATTAACATGAACAAAAACAATTTAAAGTTTGTGGAGAATAATTTATCaaatttcataattattatatactatataatatatttatttaaataaaggtAGATAAATTACGGCTTTGGTATCTGTTGCTACGGCAGAAGTGACAAACATCATAATAAAAGTGACAACAATTTCCATAGCTAAAGATTGGCCATCTGAGCCAGATGGTGATGTTGTCCCAAGAAGTTTTATGGGATGTAGCACTTCTCGTAGTGTAAATGAAGCTGCAATAGCTCCTGTAAATTGAGCTATAGCATACAATGGAACCTGCATAcatacaattaataattaattaattacataatattatttatcatTTCATCATTATTCTAAATCATGATATGTACACTAGAAAAAGAGTTATGTTTAATGATATAGGGAATCAATAATGccctttttttataatataattccttacttttttatataatttaatcatAGTAAATACAGcatatttatacacaataatctATCTCATAAAGTTAAAGATTGAACTACATGGGTAGTACTATTAGTACCTTaccttaatttataattaatatgaataagTAATTAGGTTTTTTGAATAAGATTTTGATAGTCAAAATTGCATGCATGGCTGTATATTGAATGACATGACATACGTACGTACGTACCTCTTTCAATGGAAATTGTCTATGAACCGCAGCGAAAGCAACGGTAACAGCGGGATTCATGTGTGCACCGGAGATGTGGCCAACGGTGTAGATCATGACGGTGACAATGAGGCCACCGGCCACTGATGCTCCCAGCTGCGACACTTTCTGTGGGTTACTTCCATTGATTGCAGCCGCACCACAAGTAACAAACACCAACAGATACGTTGCTATGACCTCCGCCAACACCTACCATGTCCATACATTTCtgattatttcttttatatatatagattataaaaattatgaaaattctacaatgcatgTACTCACTAAAAAGACTGCAGATGCACCCTTATTTATTTCGGTGTGGGAAAGGATTTTtagtcttatttttttttacagtcatatatgttata includes:
- the LOC115700395 gene encoding aquaporin NIP2-1-like, with the protein product MDRIEAAAVVTRESSSSDRNNNNNNNNNAVVVPIAQSPQNLTPPSPLWVLKEHYQKSGVHRKVLAEVIATYLLVFVTCGAAAINGSNPQKVSQLGASVAGGLIVTVMIYTVGHISGAHMNPAVTVAFAAVHRQFPLKEVPLYAIAQFTGAIAASFTLREVLHPIKLLGTTSPSGSDGQSLAMEIVVTFIMMFVTSAVATDTKAVGELAGLAVGSSVCITSIFAGSAINNSSHHIF